In Brachyhypopomus gauderio isolate BG-103 chromosome 2, BGAUD_0.2, whole genome shotgun sequence, the DNA window TCTAACGATGAAGATATAGTGCATAGTAAATGTGTTCACTTACATTTTGTGCCACCGTGTGGTGCAGAGTCTTATCAGGTTTTACTCTGGTCCATTTTGCCAGGTTCTTCTTGTGGAAGctgctggtggtgctggtggagggggggtggcagGACTGCTACCGATGGCCTCTCATAGTCTTCCTCATCTCCAGCTCCCTCTACCCACTGGCCTCCAGCTGTGCTCACACCTTCAACTCCATGTCCGAGCGTGCCAGGCACATCTGCTTCTTCTTCGACTATGGAGCTCTCAGCCTCTACAGCTTGGGTGAGGGGCCTGGGGTTCAGTTTCACCAACACTAACGCCTTTAATGTTGTGTTATGAGGAATGAACTGATGTGTGAAGTGTAAAAGAACTGTTCCACTTTATAGACACTGCAGAACAGAATCATGCTAATTTGTCCAGACTTACTCACTGGAAGCAAATATTGTTGTTTTCTTAGAAATCCTTCACATTGTTTTGCATTTATGTGGGTGTTTGTGCACCAATAGGTTCTGCTATCTCCTATTCCTCTTATGCATTCCCCGAGAAATGGGTCAACAGCATGTTCCACAAATACTACATTCCTGCTGCTGTGCTGAACTCTGTTGTCTCTACTGGACTGGCCTGCTACTCAAGGCAAGACTGATTCATGCATTTGTTAAATGTTATGAAATGTTAACACAAATGATATAGTGAAAAGCAATAAAAGATAAATTGTTTAGCACTGTTTTGTTATGGGACATTTTTAAGCAATCTGTGGTTTGTGTGAGTAGTTTCAACAACTTTTAGTGTACCCTAAATGACATTTTGAAAGATATATTTACAGCTTTTTTGTAATGTCCATATATGTTCAGGCTTTGTATAGTTGAATTGCTCTGACTTCTAATACATTAATAATTTTTATAGTATCATTAATTTCCAATTGTTCTTTTCTTAGGTTTTCTGCAGTGAAATTAAACATGAAACTATGCAGATGTCTACGCACGGTGGCCTTTGCGTATCCGTACATCTTTGACAGTGTTCCTTTGTTTTGCAGGGTAAGTtaacatgttgtgtgtgtgtgtgtgtgtgtgtgtgtgtgtgtgtgtgtgtgtgtgtgtgtgagtgttcataATGGTCACTGCGACCAGTCGTTTGAGCTCCATGTGTATGTTTCTCCCATCACAGATGTTCATGTGCAGTGGTGATGGTTGCACAGTGAATGAAGCCACAGCTGTCCACTACCTGCACACCTCACTGGCTGTCTTCACGGGCTTCCTCTTTGCCTCACACCTACCTGAACGTCTGGCACCTGGGAGTTTTGATTACATAGGTTAGCGGCACAAATAAGTATAATTCGGTAAAACCGCACTAGGAACAGTCTTGTCTGTTCACTTATGTTTTTccatttatttgctttttcttttcttcacaGGGCACAGTCACCAGCTCTCTCACGTCTCTGCCATCGTTGGCACTTATTTCCAGCTGACTGCAGTCGAGCTGGACATGAACTTACGTAAGCGATGGCTTCAGAAACATTCCCAGCCCATCACCTTTACCAACACAGTGGGGGCTGCACTTCTGTGCGTCACCTCCAGTCTGTGTATAATCTACGTCTTCAGTCAATCTTCAATCACCAGAAAAAAGGACCATTATTTTAAAAGGTCATAAACTACTGTACAGTAACAACAGCTGTGTTTTAATGTAAATAATGTGAAAGTATGAAGAGCTTTCTTGGGGTGAAGGATGTTTTATACAAGACTGCATTAGCTGTGTTAAATTAAAAACAATCTTGATTTAGGAGTAGGCCTATTACTTGATGTACTTGAGTATTAATTGATGACACATAGTCTAATGagccatttaaaataaaaaatctcacTGTACCTAGTGGTGTTTACTAGGTTGTGTTCACAATATGTGCCTTAAAACACTAAATCTGTATTTTATCTACCACATTTATTTATAACCTTAACTTGAAGAAAAAAGTTAATCTAAGTAAAAACACTAGCTGTTTTTATCCTTCATATTTTTGTAAAGCTTGCATTGTTtgcattatatttatattttgcacattgtatttatttaaaatcaATAAACGAATCTGATTTTGTTTGGTGTTTTAAAACAAAAAGGCTCAAAACAAATCTTCAACACGAATTGTCACCATACCTGTCAAGGTTTTGATTTAAAATAAGTGAAAATTTCAAGGTCCAAGGTCCAGGTCCAGGACTCCTTATATTTTACACGAAGTCTTTACTTTTTTGGTAGGAACGCCTTCTCTCGTCGTTGTGtttcgggtttgttgttcccgctgtcagcgctaacctcgcgagaactgacactcgggctactgcaggttgccattctcgcgaggctagcgaCATAATTCATTTTGGGGAGGCACTTgaatggtgcgtgtgtgtgtgtgtgtgtgtgtggggggggtgttagtTTATACAGGATATTGCGTTACAAATTTGAGGCGGGACATCCGGAGGTCTTGGCGATTTAGCTGATGTCCGATTGGTCCGATTTTCAAAAATCCGTTTGTTCGCGAGGCGGAGGGAATATTCGAATTTAGAATTCCGAAGAGGCGAGAACAACAATCCTACGAGGTTGATTAAAAACACTTCACGATGATGAGGCCCATGTAAGTTTTcttcaacgtgtgtgtgtgtatatatatattgattaTTTTTGTAagatgctgctttgtgttttctATGGTGAGCTAGAATGTACTAGTGCCAATCTGGGGTAGCTTGGctagttagccagctagcttcATTAACGTTAGTTAGCAAGCGAGCTAACACCTGGTGATTTTAGCCATTTTAACACATTCTTGCTCATCAAACGTCTCTAGATAGTTTCTTATCTAACTAGTGACTTACCTCAAATGTGCGTCGATCCACACGAAACGTTAGCGACTGCTAGCTTATTTTACTTGGTAATATATCACTAGTTCCAGTAAGTTAGACGGGGCAGCCTAAGAAAATGGCTGTATTTCCTGTACATGGCTGGTGCTGCCTTACAGCAGCAAGTGTAGGTGGCGAGACAGGTGAACTAGACACCTTTTCTTGGTTCATATACACGTATAACAGGTTGGTCGAATGTTCTTTTACATGTTCTTTAATTCTAGGAAGGCAAAGACCCCACGCCGACCTCCTCCTAAAAAAACAGCCAACCACCAGACGGATCCTGTCGGGGTATGTTCAGTGAAACGGTGTATAATGTGAAATAAACATGGGTGATCACGTGTGTGTAGGCAGGTTAACACGGGTGAGGAGTCGGAGTATCCGAGTTTAATCTAGGTTAGTTGAACCTTTCAGCGAAGTGCCGCCCTCTGCGCTTCTGGCAGGTTTACTGCCGCGTGCGTCCACTGGGCGCAGAAGATGGAGAGTGTTGTGTGGAGGTGATCAGCAGCACCACCATACAGTTACACGCGCCCGATGGCCTCAAAGCCAACAGGAATGGAGAGTTCAAAGAGGTCAGTCGGTTCTAGTGGCAcctgcgtcacacacacacacacacaccccttgttGTATTTCCTGTATGGGTTATCCAGTGTCTACTAGTCTTGTGACGGTTGAGATTTGCTAGTATTTTGCTAAGGTCATAATATCCAAGTCTCAATttgatgtaattattattaCAGACACAATATTCCTTCAAGAAAGTGTTTGGAATTAAAACAACTCAGCGAGAATTGTTTGAGGATGTTGCAAAACCTCTTGCTGATGACTTAATTCATGGGAAAAATGGTAAGAAAATAATTCAGTGAAATCTGAATGAAATGCGATTTGTTTCGCATGATATGTTCATACACTAAGATCTTATTTTTCATTCCATAGGGCTTCTGTTCACCTATGGTGTCACTGGGAGTGGAAAAACGTTCACAATGACTGGCTCCCCTGGTCAAGGCGGACTACTTCCGCGCTCATTAGACATGATCTTCAACAGCATTGGGCCCTTTCAGGCCAAAAGATTTGTAAGTCACTTTAGTGTGATTTGATATGATATTATATTCATTGTGTTCTCTGAGCTCATGAACTGTCACACAACCCAGGTCTTTAAACCAGATGACAAGAATGGCGTGGAAGTGCAAAATCAAGTAGATGCTCTTTTGGAGCGTCAGAAACGAGAGTCTCAGCAGTCTGTACCAAAGACTCCCTCCTCCAGGTGCATGGAAGTTCCTCACTTAACAATCTGTGGCTGGAGGTGCATGTGTTGACTGATTACACACTTGACTCAAGCCATGTTTATTTGCAGGCAAAGAGCAGACCCAGAGTTTGCTGACATGATTAATCCTGAGGAAGCTTGTAAGGCAAAAGAAGTGGATGAGGACAGCAGTTACAGCGTGTTTGTCTCCTACATTGAGATCTACAATAACTATATCTATGATCTGCTGGAAGAGTCTCCGATTGACCTGATCAAGCCAAAGTAAGCCTGTTGTAGCTTTTTACACTATTGCTCTTTATGCCATGTTTTGTCAGCCTGCTGTTTATACATGTGCACAAAAATGATTGAATATAGACAGGCAGAATTGAATCTTATCCTTTAAATGCACACTTGGGTTTATGGATAATGCTCCATCTCTTTTGGACATGGGGCGTGTATACTGTAGTGTAGCCTGCAGATAATGTTTCTGTTCCTCTGCTAGGTGGAATGGTGCAGGGACTCCTCTGCGACACACTGAGTTCATGTACGTGACCAGTGGAGAACTGCTGTAGATTAGACCGCAACTCCTTGCTCAGCATAATCTGTACTACTTGTTCTGTGTAGTTACATGCGGCGCTGTTGTCTAAACTGTTGTCTTTTCTTTGTCGACTTGTGGCATAAGCTTTGCTGCTTTCTCTAGTCTTCTGCTTAGGAGGCATGACCCGTTTTAACATGGCTTGGTGACACGTTTTATGTATTCACGTTCTGTGCAGTTTCCCTTTTGCAGAAGTAATATTGAGGGCTTTTATTTGCTTCTTTTAGACCACCACAATCTAAAATTTTGCGGGAAGATCAAAACCACAACATGTATGTGGCTGGGTGCACAGAAGTTGAAGTCAAGTCGACCGAGGAAGCGTTTGAAGTCTTTTGGAGAGGTGAGTTGAAATGCCGTTGACCCCAGTACTTACACCAGTAGCTGTCAGTGCATTTTAATCATGGGTAACTGTGACCACCAGGTCAGAAGAAGCGCCGAATTGCCAACACGCAGCTGAATCGAGAGTCTAGCAGATCACACAGTGTGTTCATCGTCAAACTGGCCCAGGCACCACTGGATGCAGATGGAGACAACGTTCTGCAGGTAAATGCCAGCTGTGctctgtgggggtggggtttaACGGGGGTGGGAGGAGACATTCTTCTTCCTGGCTTCTCCAACTTTGAGGCAATCTTCTTCTTCACCTCTTCAAGGATAAGAACCAGGTGAACGTGAGCCAGCTGTGTCTGGTGGACCTGGCCGGGAGTGAACGCACCAGTAGAACTCGTGCAGAAGGGAGCCGCCTCCGTGAAGCAGGTCGGCTGCTTCTGGAACTGCTCGTATCGTATGCCCAGATCCTTGGGTTTTATGGCCAGTATTgttcattttgtttctcttgaCAGGCAATATCAATCAGTCTCTAATGACACTCCGCACTTGTATTGAAGTTCTGAGGGAGAATCAAATGTGTGGCACTAATAAGGTATGCACACAGATATTTCCTGGTCTTTATATGCTTTATTTAAAGTCCCCTCCATGTTCAAGTTATGACTGAttcctacaccccccccccccccccccctttctttaGATGGTCCCTTACAGAGACTCTAAAGTTACCCATCTATTCAAAAACTATTTTGATGGAGAAGGCAAAGTCAGAATGGTGGTCTGTGTCAACCCTAAGGCTGATGATTATGAAGAAACTATGGTAAGCCTGTTCAGACTTTGAGTTTGCATTCAGATTGCTTAAACGAAACTGCTACTAGAATAATAGCTTCAGATATTATGGTTCTGCAGTTAAACCCCATGTTTTCTTGAAGCTGGTGATGAGGTTTGCCGAGATGActcaggaggtggaggtggccCGGCCTGTCGACCGGCCAATCTGCGGCTTTGCTGCGGGCCGCAGACATAGGAACCAGGCCTTCCAAGACGAGCTGTCTCGACGGCTACAGGACCGCGGAGGCCCGATGGATGGAGGTATCGCTCAATCTCTAGCACCAAAAAATGGCTTGTGTGACCTTGCTCATCCTCTTTAATCCATTGTTGTtttctaatgtgtgtgtgtgtgtgtgtgtgtgactttgcCCAGAGCCTCATACAGCCCTAAACCAACTGCTGCAGAGTTTTCCTCCACTGCCTTCCTGCGAGATCTCTGACCCCACTGATGACCAAACGCTACCCAGGCTCATAGAGGCTCTGGAGAAGAGGCACCGCATCCGACAGATGATGAATGAGGAGTTCAACAAAGCTGGTGTGATATTTTAGAAAACGCACACGCGTGTAAATGTTTCCTAACTGCATACGAAGCTGAAATACCTTCATTGCTTTCTTTTTGCAGCCCACATGCTGAGCTCCAAGCTTCAAGATCTGGACGGCAACCTCATGTCCAAAGAGAACTTCATCCAAGACCAGCGAGGCAAACTAGGAGAGAAGGACAAAATGATCCAGAACCAGAAAAACGACCTTGATCGTCTAGAGAAGAAATGCAAGATGCTGGAGTACAAGGTATGTTGACCACGGTGGAGCTCCTTGACCCCGGGGCAGTCACGGCTGCTCCTCTGGCCCATGATGCTCAGTGCCGCTCATTTGTGTGTAGATCGACATCCTGCAGAAGACCACCAACATCTACGAGGAGGACAAACGAGCCCTACAGCATGAACTGGAGAGCAGAGGCCAAAGGCTGCAGCGCGAGCTCTCCGAGAAGAAGCGCATGGAGACGCGCATGCAGGGCCTGGTGACCGACGAGAAGCTCCGGTGGCAgaaggagtgtgtgagtatccTCGCCCGACACCGCTCTGCTCGTGCTCTGCTCAtattgaggagtgtgtgagtatccTCGCCCGACACCGCTCTGCTCGTGCTCTGCTCATGCTCTGCTCAtattgaggagtgtgtgagtatccTCGCCCGACACCGCTCTGCTCGTTCTCTGCTCAtattgaggagtgtgtgagtatccTCGCCCGACACCGCTCTGCTCGTGCTCTGCTCATGCTCTGCTCAtattgaggagtgtgtgagtatccTCGCCCGACACCGCTCTGCTCGTTCTCTGCTCATAGTGAGGATGAGCAGCAAGATACTGCAGCTGATCAAGTACAAATTTGAGACTGTTCCAGTTTTCTGGTTGAGAAGAATTTCTACctatataaaaaatatcttCAGATCAAACCAGTTTTGAAACATAATGGCCAGTGTTGTCTAACAGTGGAGATTTGCGCTACTGATCAAACGCTGCTTATTCTGATTTCACGTCAATTGTTTGCCAATCTTAATTTGAGAATTCATCCATATGTGCATTAGATGCAACCAGGCACATTATCTAATCTGTAGCTGCTGTTCACGGGGCATTGTGTGCGGTTCTGGCAGCCCCTAACCCTGCTAGGCCTTCCTGGGCTCTTAGCTGTGCCAGTGCTGGCACGTTGAGTCTCCAGGCCCAGGACTGTACCGTCGGACTCTGCCAAGCTCCATTCTGCTATGGCTTTGGCTCCAacctttgtgtgtatgtgtgttgctATGCAGGAGAGGCGCGTGAATGCCAAGGAGCTGGAGATGCAGAACAAGCTGTGGGTGAAGGACGAGAAGCTGAAACAGCTCAAGGCCATTGTGACCGAGAGCAAGACAGACAGCCGGCCGGATCCACCCCAGCGCCCTTccagagagaaggacagagtgccTGCCAAGAGATCTGCCTCTCCCTCGCCCGTGCCCGTATGTGTCCGTGACTCGCCTTTCTGATTTGCTACAATACAGGCTATTCTCAGCCACTCTTCCAGTCTGTGTTCGTCTTGTCTTTACAAACTGTTTTTCACTCTCTGTGCAATTGCATGTTTCATTATCTATGCAATTCATCGactcaattaaaaaatatatatatgttgtTCAAATTGATTTTAACAGCTTTACGTTTTTTACTTGTCAtgatgttttttgtgtgtgttgcactAACCGGATGCTTTGTGCGGTCTTCTCTGCTGCTCCCTGCCGTTTCTCTCCTGCCAGCCCACAGTATACGTCCCCCCTCAAGCCCTCAGGCCAGGCCCCCCGTCCCCCAGCACCAGCAGCGTGTCTGTGGCCTCCTGTATCTCAGAGTGGGAGCAGCGAGTGCCGCAGTCAGACAGGCAGggcagcccctcccctccccacgcTAGGAGCAGAGCTCAGGGCCTCCCCAGCAGCCTTGGCA includes these proteins:
- the paqr5a gene encoding membrane progestin receptor gamma-A, with the protein product MLSLIKVPQVLTINQVPKVFHEDGIISGYRYPYSTAKDCVLSIFQLTNETLNIWTHFLPTWFFLWKLLVVLVEGGWQDCYRWPLIVFLISSSLYPLASSCAHTFNSMSERARHICFFFDYGALSLYSLGSAISYSSYAFPEKWVNSMFHKYYIPAAVLNSVVSTGLACYSRFSAVKLNMKLCRCLRTVAFAYPYIFDSVPLFCRMFMCSGDGCTVNEATAVHYLHTSLAVFTGFLFASHLPERLAPGSFDYIGHSHQLSHVSAIVGTYFQLTAVELDMNLRKRWLQKHSQPITFTNTVGAALLCVTSSLCIIYVFSQSSITRKKDHYFKRS
- the kif23 gene encoding kinesin-like protein KIF23 isoform X1 is translated as MMRPMKAKTPRRPPPKKTANHQTDPVGVYCRVRPLGAEDGECCVEVISSTTIQLHAPDGLKANRNGEFKETQYSFKKVFGIKTTQRELFEDVAKPLADDLIHGKNGLLFTYGVTGSGKTFTMTGSPGQGGLLPRSLDMIFNSIGPFQAKRFVFKPDDKNGVEVQNQVDALLERQKRESQQSVPKTPSSRQRADPEFADMINPEEACKAKEVDEDSSYSVFVSYIEIYNNYIYDLLEESPIDLIKPKWNGAGTPLRHTEFIPPQSKILREDQNHNMYVAGCTEVEVKSTEEAFEVFWRGQKKRRIANTQLNRESSRSHSVFIVKLAQAPLDADGDNVLQDKNQVNVSQLCLVDLAGSERTSRTRAEGSRLREAGNINQSLMTLRTCIEVLRENQMCGTNKMVPYRDSKVTHLFKNYFDGEGKVRMVVCVNPKADDYEETMLVMRFAEMTQEVEVARPVDRPICGFAAGRRHRNQAFQDELSRRLQDRGGPMDGEPHTALNQLLQSFPPLPSCEISDPTDDQTLPRLIEALEKRHRIRQMMNEEFNKAAHMLSSKLQDLDGNLMSKENFIQDQRGKLGEKDKMIQNQKNDLDRLEKKCKMLEYKIDILQKTTNIYEEDKRALQHELESRGQRLQRELSEKKRMETRMQGLVTDEKLRWQKECERRVNAKELEMQNKLWVKDEKLKQLKAIVTESKTDSRPDPPQRPSREKDRVPAKRSASPSPVPPTVYVPPQALRPGPPSPSTSSVSVASCISEWEQRVPQSDRQGSPSPPHARSRAQGLPSSLGRRRGRCWAPDWEVPVRPADVGLEEDGYRTVPPVRPVHRRSHSAGAERWVDHKPSTNVELDTVMQPSIQNAIKVRAPDEKALSKCDKYMLTHQEVASDGEIQTKLIKGEVFKTRGGGQAVQFTDIETLKQENPLGESRKRRSSETGPNQEEHKDGSWTDVETRCAVAVEMRAGSNLGPGYQHHGYPKRRKP
- the kif23 gene encoding kinesin-like protein KIF23 isoform X2, encoding MMRPMKAKTPRRPPPKKTANHQTDPVGVYCRVRPLGAEDGECCVEVISSTTIQLHAPDGLKANRNGEFKETQYSFKKVFGIKTTQRELFEDVAKPLADDLIHGKNGLLFTYGVTGSGKTFTMTGSPGQGGLLPRSLDMIFNSIGPFQAKRFVFKPDDKNGVEVQNQVDALLERQKRESQQSVPKTPSSRQRADPEFADMINPEEACKAKEVDEDSSYSVFVSYIEIYNNYIYDLLEESPIDLIKPKPPQSKILREDQNHNMYVAGCTEVEVKSTEEAFEVFWRGQKKRRIANTQLNRESSRSHSVFIVKLAQAPLDADGDNVLQDKNQVNVSQLCLVDLAGSERTSRTRAEGSRLREAGNINQSLMTLRTCIEVLRENQMCGTNKMVPYRDSKVTHLFKNYFDGEGKVRMVVCVNPKADDYEETMLVMRFAEMTQEVEVARPVDRPICGFAAGRRHRNQAFQDELSRRLQDRGGPMDGEPHTALNQLLQSFPPLPSCEISDPTDDQTLPRLIEALEKRHRIRQMMNEEFNKAAHMLSSKLQDLDGNLMSKENFIQDQRGKLGEKDKMIQNQKNDLDRLEKKCKMLEYKIDILQKTTNIYEEDKRALQHELESRGQRLQRELSEKKRMETRMQGLVTDEKLRWQKECERRVNAKELEMQNKLWVKDEKLKQLKAIVTESKTDSRPDPPQRPSREKDRVPAKRSASPSPVPPTVYVPPQALRPGPPSPSTSSVSVASCISEWEQRVPQSDRQGSPSPPHARSRAQGLPSSLGRRRGRCWAPDWEVPVRPADVGLEEDGYRTVPPVRPVHRRSHSAGAERWVDHKPSTNVELDTVMQPSIQNAIKVRAPDEKALSKCDKYMLTHQEVASDGEIQTKLIKGEVFKTRGGGQAVQFTDIETLKQENPLGESRKRRSSETGPNQEEHKDGSWTDVETRCAVAVEMRAGSNLGPGYQHHGYPKRRKP
- the kif23 gene encoding kinesin-like protein KIF23 isoform X3 is translated as MMRPMKAKTPRRPPPKKTANHQTDPVGVYCRVRPLGAEDGECCVEVISSTTIQLHAPDGLKANRNGEFKETQYSFKKVFGIKTTQRELFEDVAKPLADDLIHGKNGLLFTYGVTGSGKTFTMTGSPGQGGLLPRSLDMIFNSIGPFQAKRFVFKPDDKNGVEVQNQVDALLERQKRESQQSVPKTPSSRQRADPEFADMINPEEACKAKEVDEDSSYSVFVSYIEIYNNYIYDLLEESPIDLIKPKWNGAGTPLRHTEFIPPQSKILREDQNHNMYVAGCTEVEVKSTEEAFEVFWRGQKKRRIANTQLNRESSRSHSVFIVKLAQAPLDADGDNVLQDKNQVNVSQLCLVDLAGSERTSRTRAEGSRLREAGNINQSLMTLRTCIEVLRENQMCGTNKMVPYRDSKVTHLFKNYFDGEGKVRMVVCVNPKADDYEETMLVMRFAEMTQEVEVARPVDRPICGFAAGRRHRNQAFQDELSRRLQDRGGPMDGEPHTALNQLLQSFPPLPSCEISDPTDDQTLPRLIEALEKRHRIRQMMNEEFNKAAHMLSSKLQDLDGNLMSKENFIQDQRGKLGEKDKMIQNQKNDLDRLEKKCKMLEYKIDILQKTTNIYEEDKRALQHELESRGQRLQRELSEKKRMETRMQGLVTDEKLRWQKECERRVNAKELEMQNKLWVKDEKLKQLKAIVTESKTDSRPDPPQRPSREKDRVPAKRSASPSPVPTVPPVRPVHRRSHSAGAERWVDHKPSTNVELDTVMQPSIQNAIKVRAPDEKALSKCDKYMLTHQEVASDGEIQTKLIKGEVFKTRGGGQAVQFTDIETLKQENPLGESRKRRSSETGPNQEEHKDGSWTDVETRCAVAVEMRAGSNLGPGYQHHGYPKRRKP
- the kif23 gene encoding kinesin-like protein KIF23 isoform X4 yields the protein MMRPMKAKTPRRPPPKKTANHQTDPVGVYCRVRPLGAEDGECCVEVISSTTIQLHAPDGLKANRNGEFKETQYSFKKVFGIKTTQRELFEDVAKPLADDLIHGKNGLLFTYGVTGSGKTFTMTGSPGQGGLLPRSLDMIFNSIGPFQAKRFVFKPDDKNGVEVQNQVDALLERQKRESQQSVPKTPSSRQRADPEFADMINPEEACKAKEVDEDSSYSVFVSYIEIYNNYIYDLLEESPIDLIKPKPPQSKILREDQNHNMYVAGCTEVEVKSTEEAFEVFWRGQKKRRIANTQLNRESSRSHSVFIVKLAQAPLDADGDNVLQDKNQVNVSQLCLVDLAGSERTSRTRAEGSRLREAGNINQSLMTLRTCIEVLRENQMCGTNKMVPYRDSKVTHLFKNYFDGEGKVRMVVCVNPKADDYEETMLVMRFAEMTQEVEVARPVDRPICGFAAGRRHRNQAFQDELSRRLQDRGGPMDGEPHTALNQLLQSFPPLPSCEISDPTDDQTLPRLIEALEKRHRIRQMMNEEFNKAAHMLSSKLQDLDGNLMSKENFIQDQRGKLGEKDKMIQNQKNDLDRLEKKCKMLEYKIDILQKTTNIYEEDKRALQHELESRGQRLQRELSEKKRMETRMQGLVTDEKLRWQKECERRVNAKELEMQNKLWVKDEKLKQLKAIVTESKTDSRPDPPQRPSREKDRVPAKRSASPSPVPTVPPVRPVHRRSHSAGAERWVDHKPSTNVELDTVMQPSIQNAIKVRAPDEKALSKCDKYMLTHQEVASDGEIQTKLIKGEVFKTRGGGQAVQFTDIETLKQENPLGESRKRRSSETGPNQEEHKDGSWTDVETRCAVAVEMRAGSNLGPGYQHHGYPKRRKP